Proteins co-encoded in one Candidatus Cloacimonas sp. genomic window:
- a CDS encoding FAD binding domain-containing protein has protein sequence MQHQITQYDTHLNRITFFLNGEKLTADIPAGISTLTWLHTQKHLYGTKCSCNEGDCGACTVVIAYPFEGIITYQAITSCLYPAAKLHGKHLITIEGLGSPENLHPIQQALLTHHGIQCGYCTPGFVLSLFALFAMQPHPDRKTVLSALEGNLCRCGTYQNILNAVDELSTNQNEKDIVPAWCRKVEQDLFRFQEQDSMLVVRTEIPQQVNCYLMPETTKQLFDFYAEHPECVCIAGGTDIMVQKNINRKEFPVLIDLSKIPEFNRLYLQQDGLHIGSAVTYSQLWESGIVKTDFPVLHNLISQIASRQIRNLGTLGGNIANASPVGDTIPLLMVLNASLWLQSRLELRHIPLKDFFIAYRKTALKKGEVIKEIIIPPLTEDTYVKTVKSAKRQSVDISSVITAVKIEYKNGRIINSALAIGGVASTPVLSKKLPEFLKGKQIKALDPAAIVQEVESEFEPLTDVRGTALFRRELIRNHLILYLQELQEAENEL, from the coding sequence ATGCAACATCAAATTACCCAATATGATACTCACTTAAACCGCATTACTTTTTTCCTCAACGGCGAAAAGCTTACTGCAGATATTCCTGCGGGTATTTCTACTCTCACTTGGCTGCATACTCAAAAACATCTCTATGGAACAAAATGTAGCTGTAATGAAGGAGATTGTGGTGCCTGCACAGTTGTTATTGCTTACCCTTTTGAAGGCATAATTACTTATCAGGCAATTACATCTTGTCTCTATCCTGCTGCCAAATTACACGGCAAACACTTAATCACTATTGAGGGTTTGGGCTCTCCAGAGAATTTACATCCCATTCAACAAGCCCTTTTAACACATCACGGAATTCAATGCGGCTATTGCACTCCTGGTTTTGTCTTAAGTTTATTTGCCCTTTTTGCGATGCAGCCACATCCTGATAGAAAAACAGTTTTATCTGCTCTGGAAGGAAATCTTTGTCGCTGTGGCACTTATCAAAATATACTAAATGCTGTTGATGAACTTAGCACCAACCAAAATGAAAAAGATATAGTTCCTGCCTGGTGTAGAAAAGTGGAACAGGATTTATTCCGTTTCCAGGAACAAGATTCAATGCTGGTTGTTAGAACGGAAATTCCGCAACAGGTAAACTGCTATTTAATGCCTGAAACAACTAAACAGCTTTTTGACTTCTATGCGGAACATCCGGAATGTGTTTGTATAGCAGGTGGAACAGATATTATGGTGCAGAAGAATATTAACCGTAAAGAGTTTCCGGTTCTAATTGACCTTAGTAAAATTCCTGAATTCAATCGTCTTTATCTACAGCAGGATGGTTTACATATTGGTTCTGCAGTTACTTATAGTCAGCTTTGGGAATCCGGCATTGTAAAAACCGACTTTCCTGTTTTGCATAATCTTATTTCCCAAATTGCAAGCCGGCAAATACGCAATTTGGGAACTTTGGGAGGTAATATTGCCAATGCCTCACCCGTGGGTGATACTATTCCTCTGCTAATGGTTTTAAATGCTTCCCTGTGGTTGCAATCCCGATTGGAATTGAGGCATATACCTCTGAAAGATTTCTTTATAGCTTACCGGAAAACAGCCCTTAAAAAGGGAGAAGTTATTAAAGAAATCATTATTCCTCCTCTAACTGAAGATACTTATGTAAAAACCGTTAAATCAGCCAAACGCCAAAGTGTGGATATTTCTTCTGTGATTACTGCCGTTAAGATTGAATATAAAAACGGTCGGATTATTAATTCTGCCTTGGCAATAGGAGGGGTTGCTTCTACCCCTGTCCTTTCCAAAAAACTCCCCGAATTCCTTAAAGGTAAACAAATTAAAGCTCTTGATCCGGCTGCCATAGTTCAAGAAGTAGAAAGTGAATTTGAACCCCTAACCGATGTGCGTGGAACTGCCTTATTTCGCAGAGAACTAATCCGCAATCACCTTATTTTATATCTGCAGGAACTTCAGGAGGCAGAAAATGAACTCTGA
- the smpB gene encoding SsrA-binding protein SmpB → MKTFKNRRAEHDYYIIQTLEAGIALKGTEIKSIRAGKVNFKDSYAKIEEGECWLHNLHISPWEKAAYFNHEAERKRKLLLHKHEIKRLKTKVEEQGMTLIPLELFINEEGLCKITLALAKGKKAYDKRESMRKKDLERDLEG, encoded by the coding sequence ATGAAAACCTTTAAAAACCGACGCGCTGAACACGATTATTATATAATCCAAACCCTGGAAGCAGGTATTGCTTTAAAAGGAACGGAAATAAAATCCATTCGTGCTGGAAAAGTAAACTTCAAGGATAGCTATGCTAAAATTGAAGAAGGAGAATGCTGGCTGCATAATTTGCATATCAGCCCCTGGGAAAAAGCTGCCTACTTTAATCACGAAGCTGAACGAAAAAGAAAACTGCTTTTACATAAACACGAAATAAAACGCTTAAAAACCAAAGTGGAAGAACAGGGAATGACCCTAATTCCTTTGGAACTATTCATCAATGAAGAAGGGCTTTGTAAAATAACCCTTGCTTTAGCAAAAGGGAAAAAGGCGTATGATAAAAGAGAATCTATGCGCAAAAAAGATCTGGAGAGAGATCTGGAGGGTTGA
- a CDS encoding amidohydrolase family protein → MIFDIVLEGGTVITMDAQSQILENYCIGIKDGTIHAIFPEGSSSYETKQKIDTHNCLIIPGLINMHSHLPMTYFRGLADDLPLNIWLQKYIWPLEAKLIKPQFVYDATLHSASEMIKNGISTTNDMYFCMNSIADACSQAGLRVLIGEVMIDDEPSKNSPENTIGKKIEVLKEEYKNNPLIDFTLAPHSIYACSSQTLKTCAEIAKNKNILIHTHLSETREEVENCLKMHNKRPVEYLQELGLLEVRSIFAHGIWIDEREMELLAEKKLSSIAVCTESNLKLSSGFIPVKMCQEKGINLCLGTDGVASNNNLDLLTELSVTAKLHKALNNDPALLPAKEAFAFVTINAAKALGKEKELGSLEKGKIADIAVVTLQELENNPVYNPYSLLVYAINSNSIRDMIIQGKIVMHKRQLCNVNEQQLLDKATDYKEMILQATEQ, encoded by the coding sequence ATGATTTTTGACATCGTTCTGGAAGGTGGCACTGTAATTACGATGGATGCACAAAGCCAAATTCTGGAAAATTACTGTATCGGCATTAAGGACGGGACGATACACGCTATTTTTCCTGAGGGTAGTTCCTCTTACGAAACCAAGCAAAAAATAGATACGCACAACTGTTTAATTATCCCCGGCTTGATAAATATGCATTCCCATTTACCAATGACCTATTTTCGCGGTTTAGCTGATGACCTGCCGTTAAATATCTGGCTGCAGAAATATATTTGGCCCCTGGAAGCAAAACTAATAAAACCGCAATTTGTGTATGATGCAACTTTGCATAGTGCAAGTGAAATGATTAAAAACGGAATCAGCACAACCAACGATATGTATTTTTGTATGAATTCCATAGCGGATGCCTGTTCCCAAGCTGGTTTAAGGGTTTTGATAGGGGAAGTGATGATTGATGATGAACCTTCAAAAAATAGCCCGGAAAACACAATTGGAAAGAAAATAGAAGTGCTGAAAGAGGAATATAAAAATAATCCTTTAATTGATTTTACTTTAGCTCCACATTCTATTTATGCCTGTAGTTCGCAGACCTTAAAGACCTGTGCTGAAATTGCAAAAAATAAAAATATCCTGATTCATACCCATCTTTCTGAAACCAGAGAGGAAGTGGAAAATTGCCTTAAAATGCATAACAAGAGACCTGTGGAATACTTGCAGGAATTAGGGCTTTTGGAGGTGCGGAGTATTTTTGCCCACGGAATTTGGATTGATGAACGGGAAATGGAACTTTTGGCAGAAAAAAAACTCAGCAGCATTGCTGTTTGCACGGAAAGTAACTTAAAACTCAGCTCCGGTTTTATCCCTGTTAAAATGTGTCAGGAGAAAGGCATCAATCTCTGCTTAGGAACCGATGGTGTTGCCAGTAACAATAATTTAGATTTACTTACGGAATTATCTGTAACTGCCAAACTGCATAAAGCATTGAATAATGACCCTGCATTGCTTCCCGCCAAAGAGGCATTTGCTTTTGTTACTATCAATGCTGCCAAGGCATTAGGCAAAGAAAAAGAACTTGGTTCTCTGGAAAAAGGTAAAATTGCCGATATCGCTGTTGTTACTTTACAGGAACTGGAAAACAACCCTGTTTACAATCCCTATTCCCTTTTGGTGTATGCAATAAATAGCAACAGTATTCGCGATATGATTATTCAAGGAAAAATAGTTATGCACAAACGCCAACTCTGTAATGTGAATGAACAGCAGCTTCTGGATAAGGCAACTGACTATAAGGAAATGATTTTACAGGCAACGGAACAATGA
- the mtnA gene encoding S-methyl-5-thioribose-1-phosphate isomerase — protein sequence MQINGKQYLSVWFENERVKMIDQNKLPHEFRIAEYSNYLEICSAIREMTVRGAPAIGAAAAYAIALAAQNAPEEKFRVYLRTARDEIIATRPTAIDLRNGVNYVYEQTIKFIPDYKHSRQVAILAAREFAKKSIDDCYQIGKTGSEIVPQGARILTHCNAGALATVDWGTALAVIRIAHQQNKDIFVYIDETRPRFQGARLTAFELEQEGIPHTIITDSAGGFYFWKKEIDLVLTGADRICLNGDIANKIGTYEKAVLAKEHKVPFYVAAPFSTFDLSCKEGCDIPIEIRDEDEIKRINGSYLANPGSPALNPAFDITPAKLITGIITPKGIFKPKDAARQVQV from the coding sequence ATGCAGATAAACGGAAAACAATACCTTTCGGTATGGTTTGAAAATGAACGGGTTAAAATGATAGACCAGAATAAATTACCGCACGAATTTCGGATTGCGGAATACAGTAATTATCTGGAAATTTGTTCTGCCATCAGAGAAATGACCGTTCGTGGAGCTCCTGCTATTGGAGCTGCAGCTGCTTATGCCATTGCTTTAGCAGCTCAAAATGCTCCGGAAGAAAAATTTAGGGTCTATTTACGCACTGCCAGAGATGAAATTATTGCTACCCGTCCTACCGCTATTGACCTTCGCAACGGGGTAAATTATGTTTATGAACAGACCATCAAGTTTATTCCGGATTATAAGCATTCCCGTCAGGTAGCCATTTTAGCAGCCCGGGAATTTGCCAAAAAAAGTATTGATGACTGCTATCAAATCGGCAAAACAGGCAGTGAAATAGTTCCCCAGGGAGCCCGAATTTTAACTCATTGTAATGCAGGTGCTTTAGCTACAGTGGATTGGGGAACCGCTTTAGCCGTAATTCGCATTGCCCATCAGCAAAATAAAGATATTTTTGTTTATATAGATGAAACCCGTCCTCGTTTTCAAGGTGCCCGCTTAACTGCTTTTGAATTGGAGCAGGAAGGTATTCCTCATACAATAATAACCGATAGCGCCGGGGGCTTTTATTTTTGGAAAAAGGAGATTGATTTGGTGCTGACCGGAGCTGACAGAATTTGTCTTAATGGCGATATTGCCAATAAAATAGGCACTTATGAGAAGGCAGTTTTAGCCAAAGAGCATAAAGTTCCTTTTTATGTAGCTGCCCCTTTCAGCACTTTTGATTTATCTTGTAAAGAGGGTTGTGATATTCCTATTGAAATTCGTGATGAAGATGAAATTAAACGCATCAATGGAAGCTATCTTGCCAATCCCGGTTCACCGGCATTAAATCCTGCTTTTGATATCACTCCCGCTAAACTTATCACCGGAATTATTACTCCCAAAGGTATTTTCAAGCCCAAAGATGCAGCCCGGCAGGTGCAAGTATGA
- a CDS encoding 3-phosphoglycerate dehydrogenase, with the protein MPKVLIATEKPFAADAVQKIKAELEKAGYEYSFLENYTDKSELHKALAAAEAVIIRSDIMDAEAFNAAPKLKIVVRAGAGYDNIDLKAATAHNVVAMNTPGQNSNAVAELAIGMMIYIARNKFNGKSGTELAGKILSLYGFGWVARYVAKIAKGIGMEVYAFDPYLKDEVILKEGVKPLHSVEEVFKSGDYISLHIPATDETKKCVNWNLLSLVKDDAVLVNTARKEIIDEEALLKAFAEKKKFRYVSDVAPDNSATLLEQYPERVFFTPKKMGAQTSEANTNAGIAAAKQIIAFFEKGETTYKVN; encoded by the coding sequence ATGCCAAAAGTCCTTATTGCAACCGAAAAACCCTTTGCCGCAGATGCAGTTCAGAAAATCAAAGCCGAGCTGGAAAAAGCCGGTTACGAATACTCCTTTCTGGAAAATTATACCGATAAGAGTGAACTGCATAAAGCGTTAGCTGCTGCGGAAGCAGTAATTATCCGCAGCGATATTATGGATGCGGAAGCTTTTAATGCCGCACCAAAACTTAAAATTGTAGTCCGTGCCGGTGCCGGCTATGACAATATTGATTTAAAAGCCGCTACTGCACATAATGTTGTAGCTATGAACACCCCGGGGCAAAATTCCAATGCCGTTGCCGAACTTGCCATCGGAATGATGATTTATATTGCCAGAAACAAATTTAACGGCAAATCCGGAACAGAACTGGCAGGCAAAATTCTTTCTCTGTATGGTTTTGGCTGGGTTGCCCGGTATGTAGCAAAAATTGCCAAAGGAATCGGTATGGAGGTTTATGCCTTTGACCCATATCTGAAGGATGAAGTTATCCTGAAAGAAGGAGTTAAACCCTTACACAGTGTAGAAGAAGTATTTAAATCTGGCGATTATATTTCTTTGCATATTCCAGCTACCGATGAAACCAAAAAGTGCGTAAACTGGAATCTTTTATCCTTAGTAAAAGATGATGCTGTTCTGGTGAATACAGCACGCAAGGAAATTATTGATGAAGAAGCTCTCTTGAAAGCATTTGCCGAAAAGAAGAAATTTCGCTATGTGAGCGATGTTGCTCCAGATAACAGTGCAACCCTGTTAGAACAGTATCCGGAAAGAGTTTTCTTCACCCCGAAAAAAATGGGTGCTCAAACCAGCGAAGCAAATACCAATGCCGGAATTGCCGCTGCCAAACAGATTATTGCCTTCTTTGAAAAAGGCGAGACAACCTATAAAGTAAACTAA
- a CDS encoding sodium ion-translocating decarboxylase subunit beta, whose translation MQELSQFIQSTGFMNVTWGNLMMIIIGMVFVYLGVAKEFEPLLLIPIGFGIIVGNMPGVSQQGLGVMNEGSVLNYLYFGVNKSIYPSLIFLGIGAMTDFSTLIANPRLILLGAAAQFGIFATFIGSILLGFNILEAASIGIIGGADGPTSIFLASKLAPHLLGSIALAAYSYMALVPIIQPPIMKLLTTKKERLIRMKPLRVVSKKEKIIFPIIAFVVTTFISPGSVVLLAMLFLGNLLKESGVTDRLANSARTVLIDVVTVLIGLTVGAKTTADVFLTPATLKIFFLGAFSFAAATAAGVIFAKVMNLFSKNKINPLIGSAGVSAVPASARVSQVVGQQYDKTNYLLMHAMAPNVAGVVGSAVAAGVLLGILGK comes from the coding sequence ATGCAGGAATTAAGCCAATTTATTCAGAGCACGGGTTTTATGAATGTAACCTGGGGAAATCTGATGATGATTATCATCGGGATGGTTTTTGTCTATTTGGGTGTAGCGAAAGAATTTGAGCCCCTGCTGTTGATTCCTATCGGTTTTGGCATCATTGTTGGCAATATGCCCGGGGTTAGTCAACAAGGATTAGGAGTAATGAATGAGGGCTCTGTTTTAAACTATCTCTATTTCGGTGTAAATAAAAGCATTTATCCTTCCCTGATTTTTTTAGGAATAGGAGCAATGACCGATTTTTCTACTTTAATTGCCAATCCGCGACTTATTCTTTTAGGTGCGGCAGCTCAATTTGGAATTTTTGCTACTTTTATTGGCAGTATCCTATTGGGATTTAATATCTTGGAAGCTGCTTCCATTGGCATAATCGGAGGAGCTGACGGACCCACTTCCATTTTTTTAGCTTCCAAACTGGCACCTCATCTTTTGGGCTCAATAGCTTTGGCAGCATATTCTTATATGGCTTTGGTGCCGATAATTCAACCTCCGATTATGAAATTGCTCACCACCAAAAAAGAGCGTCTTATTAGGATGAAACCTTTACGAGTAGTTTCCAAGAAGGAAAAAATAATTTTCCCGATAATTGCTTTTGTAGTTACCACTTTCATTTCTCCGGGTAGTGTTGTTCTTCTGGCAATGCTTTTTTTAGGCAATCTGTTAAAAGAAAGTGGAGTTACTGATCGCCTTGCCAATAGTGCCAGAACTGTTTTAATTGATGTTGTAACTGTTTTAATTGGCTTAACCGTTGGAGCTAAAACCACAGCTGATGTTTTCTTAACTCCTGCCACCTTGAAAATCTTTTTCCTGGGGGCTTTTTCTTTTGCCGCGGCAACTGCTGCCGGGGTTATTTTTGCCAAGGTTATGAATCTCTTTTCCAAAAACAAAATAAACCCCTTAATTGGTAGTGCGGGAGTTTCTGCAGTTCCCGCTTCAGCACGCGTTTCTCAGGTTGTGGGTCAACAATACGATAAAACGAATTATTTACTAATGCATGCAATGGCACCCAATGTAGCAGGAGTTGTTGGTTCGGCAGTTGCTGCAGGTGTTCTTTTAGGAATTTTAGGTAAATGA
- a CDS encoding biotin/lipoyl-binding protein yields MKTYKLLINNEHFEAKIVEYSPTHAKINLNGTEYLVQIEDDKIHNIPKLAVQEKAVPLAPAFSSSTDLYSGEIRAPLPGVIVTILVSEKEEVKKGQAIIIIEAMKMQSEIASPVDGKIDKILVKERAPVKEGDLMMTITGAEIKTPPVSKPPKPSLVEPTEKTAVTEKILRAPIPGTIMEIKVLPNDYVKEGDTVLILEAMKMESDIYSPRTGKISKIYVHKGDLVQDNDPLIEFED; encoded by the coding sequence ATGAAGACCTATAAGTTGTTAATTAATAACGAACATTTTGAAGCCAAAATTGTAGAATACAGCCCTACCCATGCAAAAATAAATTTGAACGGAACAGAATATCTGGTACAAATTGAAGACGATAAAATTCACAATATCCCTAAGCTTGCCGTTCAGGAAAAAGCTGTTCCTTTGGCACCTGCATTCAGCAGTAGCACCGATCTTTATTCAGGTGAAATTCGCGCTCCGCTTCCCGGAGTGATAGTTACCATCCTTGTTTCCGAAAAAGAAGAAGTGAAAAAAGGACAGGCAATTATCATCATTGAGGCGATGAAGATGCAAAGCGAGATTGCTTCTCCCGTTGACGGAAAAATTGACAAAATCCTTGTTAAGGAACGTGCTCCCGTGAAAGAAGGAGATTTAATGATGACCATTACCGGAGCTGAAATTAAAACTCCACCGGTAAGTAAACCACCGAAACCAAGTTTAGTAGAGCCAACTGAAAAAACGGCAGTTACGGAAAAGATTCTGCGTGCTCCTATTCCTGGAACGATTATGGAAATTAAAGTCCTGCCTAATGACTATGTAAAAGAAGGAGATACTGTTTTAATTCTGGAAGCGATGAAGATGGAATCGGATATTTACAGCCCCAGAACAGGAAAAATAAGTAAAATATATGTGCATAAGGGAGACCTCGTGCAGGATAATGACCCCCTAATTGAGTTTGAGGATTAG
- a CDS encoding OadG family protein, translated as MRKIVFIVIAVFCIVSAGAQISVNAPTISDSLSLARGKEILSEYGFRDTAPLAEVANKLQIKDIDRWKSYLGLEPQNEKLDKMSLRKLGITPYKALLAQQYSIYGYTELSTLEEVAAALKMPVKKIKQDIGLDKPNSQKWDSYSLQSLNITPEDIKKIHRQFEAKSLNFGLNITLVGMLTVFAALLITSIIIGQLNHLNRPPKEKKADLKISPGGKVRAASATLNHNVIVALAATIFLYEQSLEEKRKIALTFKRTPTNQWRASSMLNMPNREIYLKRR; from the coding sequence ATGCGAAAAATAGTATTTATTGTAATAGCTGTCTTCTGCATTGTATCTGCCGGAGCTCAAATAAGTGTAAATGCGCCAACAATTTCCGATAGCTTATCCTTAGCCCGGGGAAAAGAAATCCTTTCCGAATACGGTTTTCGGGATACAGCTCCTCTTGCTGAAGTAGCCAATAAACTGCAAATTAAGGATATAGACCGTTGGAAGAGCTACCTCGGTTTGGAACCGCAAAACGAAAAACTGGATAAAATGAGTTTAAGAAAACTGGGCATTACTCCTTATAAAGCACTTTTGGCACAACAATATAGCATTTATGGTTACACAGAATTATCCACTTTAGAAGAAGTTGCCGCGGCACTTAAAATGCCTGTGAAAAAAATCAAACAGGATATCGGACTGGATAAGCCCAATTCTCAAAAATGGGATAGTTATTCTTTGCAGTCATTAAACATAACCCCCGAAGATATCAAAAAAATTCACCGGCAATTTGAAGCAAAAAGCTTAAATTTCGGGCTTAATATAACCCTGGTAGGAATGCTAACTGTATTTGCTGCTTTGTTGATTACCAGTATTATAATCGGGCAATTGAATCATCTGAACCGCCCCCCCAAAGAAAAAAAGGCAGACCTGAAAATTTCTCCGGGAGGAAAAGTTCGTGCCGCTTCCGCCACTTTAAATCACAATGTAATAGTTGCTCTGGCAGCCACTATATTTTTGTATGAGCAATCTCTGGAAGAGAAAAGAAAAATTGCCTTAACCTTTAAACGCACTCCCACAAATCAATGGCGTGCCAGTTCAATGTTAAATATGCCCAATCGGGAAATTTACCTTAAGCGGAGATAA
- a CDS encoding acyl-CoA carboxylase subunit beta, translating to MKNKKKKQERKEMENQSPLEKLKAKRSAALLGGGEKRIAEQHAKGKLTARERIALLVDPDSFEEFDMFVTHRCTNFGLDKYIHPGDGVVTGCATINERMVYIFAQDFTVFGGSLSKTYADKICKVMDMALKNGCPLIGLNDSGGARIQEGVDALAGYAEIFWRNVMASGVIPQISAILGPCAGGAVYSPAITDFIVMEKSNSYMFVTGPKVVKTVLNETVSNADLGGAKVHTGKSGVAHFIANSEEDAMLTIKLLLSYLPSNNLEDPPYVPGADPVTRSCDVLNELVPENPNKPYDMLEVIYPLVDEGEFLQVMSNFAQNIIVGFGRMNGRSVGIVANQPKILAGVLDIDASIKGARFVRFCDSFNIPLVVLEDVPGFLPGTMQEHNGIIRNGAKLLYAFAEATVPKVTVIIRKAYGGAYCVMNSRHMRADIVYAWPSAEIAVMGPESAVEVIFRKEAMAAENPKAVLQEREKEYREKFANPFVAAERGYIDDIIEPSETRFRLIRALEMLANKNDSIPPRKHGNIPL from the coding sequence TTGAAAAATAAGAAAAAAAAACAGGAAAGAAAAGAAATGGAAAACCAGAGCCCTCTGGAAAAGCTGAAGGCAAAACGCTCTGCCGCTCTTTTAGGTGGTGGAGAAAAACGCATTGCCGAACAGCACGCAAAAGGTAAACTAACTGCGAGAGAAAGGATTGCCCTGCTGGTTGATCCCGATAGTTTTGAAGAATTTGATATGTTCGTAACTCATCGTTGCACCAATTTCGGTTTGGATAAATATATTCATCCCGGGGATGGTGTAGTAACAGGTTGCGCCACCATCAATGAAAGAATGGTCTATATTTTTGCTCAGGATTTTACTGTTTTTGGTGGTTCTCTATCTAAGACCTACGCTGATAAAATCTGCAAAGTGATGGATATGGCACTTAAAAACGGTTGTCCTTTAATTGGGCTGAATGATTCCGGCGGAGCCAGAATTCAGGAAGGGGTTGATGCTCTTGCAGGTTACGCTGAGATTTTTTGGCGGAATGTAATGGCAAGTGGAGTGATACCTCAAATTTCTGCTATTTTAGGTCCCTGTGCAGGTGGAGCTGTATATTCTCCAGCTATCACAGATTTCATTGTGATGGAAAAAAGCAACAGCTATATGTTCGTTACCGGACCGAAGGTTGTTAAAACCGTCTTAAATGAAACAGTTAGTAATGCAGATTTGGGTGGAGCAAAAGTTCATACCGGTAAAAGTGGAGTAGCGCATTTTATTGCTAATAGTGAAGAAGATGCTATGCTAACCATCAAGTTACTGTTAAGTTATTTGCCTTCCAATAACTTGGAAGACCCGCCTTATGTTCCGGGTGCTGATCCTGTCACTCGTAGTTGTGATGTTCTAAATGAGCTGGTTCCGGAAAATCCTAATAAGCCATACGATATGCTGGAAGTGATTTATCCGCTTGTTGATGAGGGCGAATTTTTGCAAGTGATGAGTAACTTTGCCCAGAACATAATTGTTGGTTTTGGCAGAATGAATGGTCGCAGTGTAGGAATTGTAGCTAATCAGCCCAAAATTTTAGCCGGTGTTTTAGATATTGATGCCAGTATCAAAGGAGCCCGATTTGTGCGTTTTTGTGATTCTTTCAATATCCCTTTGGTGGTTTTGGAAGATGTTCCCGGTTTTTTGCCTGGAACGATGCAAGAGCATAACGGAATTATTCGTAACGGAGCAAAACTTCTTTATGCTTTTGCGGAAGCTACAGTTCCCAAAGTAACTGTCATTATCCGTAAGGCCTACGGGGGTGCCTATTGTGTAATGAATAGTCGTCATATGCGTGCCGATATTGTTTATGCCTGGCCCTCTGCCGAAATTGCAGTTATGGGTCCTGAAAGCGCAGTGGAAGTTATTTTTCGCAAAGAAGCAATGGCAGCAGAAAACCCTAAGGCAGTTCTTCAGGAGCGGGAAAAAGAATATCGGGAAAAATTTGCCAATCCTTTCGTAGCTGCGGAAAGGGGATATATAGATGATATCATTGAGCCCTCCGAAACAAGATTTCGTTTAATTCGTGCTTTGGAAATGCTGGCAAATAAAAACGACAGCATTCCTCCCCGCAAGCATGGCAATATTCCTTTGTAA
- the metK gene encoding methionine adenosyltransferase — protein MTAALHAINNTDRNGYVFTSESVSEGHPDKVCDQISDAILDAYLAADPHSKVACETLATENRIVLSGEISSRATVDIEKIVRDTIKEIGYTNPDKGFDYNCLINNYLHRQEAALEENTGAGDQGLMFGYACSQTKNLMPVPIELAHKLLYNLAQARKNGTVKHLLPDSKSQVSMRYLGRKAVDLKCLVISTHHDVLSENDFEELKEQIKQIVILPSIADIEDECKGYFETKNCEIKINPLGPWQDGGPAFDTGLTGRKIIVDTYGGWAQHGGGAFSGKDATKVDRSAAYMARHIAKSIVTSGLAGECLIQFSFVIGEQKPVSLMVDTFGSGKESDAEIERIIARNFDLTVGGIINYLDLCKPIFFPTASYGHFGREGFSWERVKHISR, from the coding sequence ATGACAGCTGCATTACATGCAATCAACAACACTGATAGAAACGGCTATGTATTCACCTCAGAGTCCGTATCGGAAGGTCATCCGGATAAGGTTTGTGATCAGATTTCGGATGCTATTTTGGATGCCTATCTGGCAGCCGATCCTCATTCCAAGGTTGCCTGTGAAACATTAGCTACAGAAAACAGGATAGTGCTTTCGGGAGAAATCTCTTCCCGGGCAACCGTAGATATTGAAAAAATCGTGCGGGACACAATAAAGGAAATCGGTTATACAAATCCGGACAAAGGTTTTGACTATAATTGCCTGATAAATAACTATCTTCATCGTCAGGAAGCTGCTTTGGAAGAGAATACCGGAGCGGGAGACCAAGGTTTAATGTTTGGCTATGCCTGTTCCCAAACCAAGAATTTGATGCCGGTGCCTATTGAGCTGGCTCATAAGCTGCTCTATAATTTGGCGCAGGCAAGAAAAAACGGAACCGTAAAACACTTGCTGCCCGATTCCAAAAGTCAGGTTTCAATGCGTTATTTGGGACGCAAAGCGGTGGACTTAAAATGCCTGGTAATTTCTACTCATCACGATGTTTTAAGCGAGAACGACTTTGAGGAATTGAAAGAGCAAATAAAGCAAATAGTTATCTTACCTTCAATAGCCGATATTGAAGATGAATGCAAGGGCTATTTTGAAACCAAGAATTGTGAAATTAAAATCAATCCTTTAGGTCCCTGGCAGGATGGAGGTCCCGCTTTTGATACAGGACTTACAGGCAGGAAAATAATTGTAGATACTTATGGCGGCTGGGCTCAACATGGGGGAGGTGCTTTTTCCGGAAAGGATGCTACCAAAGTAGATAGAAGCGCTGCCTATATGGCAAGGCATATTGCCAAAAGCATTGTTACCAGTGGATTAGCCGGTGAATGCTTAATTCAATTCAGCTTTGTGATTGGAGAACAGAAACCGGTTTCTTTGATGGTAGATACTTTTGGCAGCGGCAAAGAAAGCGATGCGGAAATAGAAAGAATCATTGCCCGAAACTTTGACTTGACAGTTGGCGGGATTATTAATTACTTAGATTTATGTAAGCCAATATTCTTTCCCACTGCTTCTTACGGTCATTTCGGCAGAGAAGGTTTTTCCTGGGAAAGGGTTAAGCATATTTCCAGATAA